The Xenorhabdus poinarii G6 nucleotide sequence TTTTACGCCTCTACAGATTACTCTGCAGATGCTGCTTCTGTCTGAGACTCTGCTGCGCGGTCAACAAGCTCGATGTATGCCATCGGTGCATTGTCACCAGCACGGAAGCCACACTTCAGAATACGAGTGTAACCACCTGCGCGGCTCGCAAAACGCGGGCCCAGTTCATTAAACAGTTTTGCCACGATCTCATTATCACGAGTACGGGCGAATGCCAGACGACGATTAGCTACGCTGTCGGTCTTGGCAAGAGTAATCAGCGGCTCAACGACGCGACGCAGTTCTTTCGCTTTAGGCAGAGTCGTCTTGATGATTTCATGACGAACCAAAGAACCTGCCATGTTGCGGAACATAGCTTGGCGATGGCTGCTGTTGCGGTTCAATTGACGACCACTCTTACGATGGCGCATGACCTTATCCTTCTCAGTAAAACCTTAACCTGTGATCTAGTTATTCATCAGCAATACTTGCTGGCGGCCAATTTTCCAGGCGCATGCCCAGAGAGAGTCCACGCGAAGCCAGTACGTCTTTAATCTCAGTAAGAGATTTTTTACCCAAGTTAGGCGTTTTAAGTAACTCAACTTCAGTACGCTGTACCAGATCACCGATGTAGTGGATAGCTTCTGCTTTAAGGCAGTTAGCAGAGCGGACAGTCAATTCCAGATCGTCAACAGGGCGCAGCAGGATCGGATCAAACTCTGGCTTCTCTTCTTTAACTTCTGGTTGACGTACATCACGTAAATCAACAAAAGCTTCTAGTTGTTCAGCCAGAATGGTAGCTGCCCGGCGAATCGCCTCTTCAGGATCGATTGTACCGTTAGTCTCCATCTCGATAACCAGCTTGTCCAGGTCAGTACGTTGTTCTACACGAGCTGCTTCAACATTGTAGGCAATACGCTCTACTGGGCTATAGCAAGCATCTACTAACAAACGACCGATAGGGCGCTCATCTTCTTCCGAATGAATTCGGGCAGAAGCCGGCACATATCCACGACCGCGCTGAACTTTAATACGCATGCCAATGGAAGCGCTTTCGTCAGTCAGATGGCAGATTACGTGCTGCGGCTTGACGATTTCGACATCACCATCATGGATGATATCGGCTGCAGTCACAGGGCCAATGCCAGATTTATTCAAAGTAAGGACAACTTCATCTTTACCCTGAACTTTCACCGCCAGCCCTTTCAGATTGAGGAGAATCTCCAGGATATCTTCCTGTACACCTTCTTTGGTGCTGTACTCATGCAGTACACCATCAATCTCAACCTCAGTCACCGCACAACCCGGCATAGACGAAAGCAGAATACGGCGCAGTGCGTTGCCAAGAGTATGGCCAAAGCCACGCTCTAATGGCTCAAGGGTCACCTTGGCGTGCGTCGAACTGACTTGCTCGATATCTACCAGGCGCGGTTTTAGAAACTCTGTCACAGAACCCTGCATTGTGTCCTCTCTTTGGTGCTAAGCTTTACTTAGAGTAAAGCTCGACGATCAGGTGTTCGTTAATGTCAGCGGATAGATCAGTACGTTCAGGAATACGCTTGAACACACCTTCCATCTTCGCAGCATCAACTTCCAACCAAGTTGGTTTCTCACGCTGCTCAGCCAGCTCTAAGGCTGCTTTAATGCGAGCCTGCTTCTTCGCTTTTTCACGAACGCTGACTACGTCATTCGGGGATACCTGATAAGAAGCGATGTTAACAACGCGACCATTTACCATGATAGCCTTATGGCTTACCATCTGACGTGATTCAGCACGAGTCGCGCCGAAGCCCATACGATAGACGACGTTATCCAAGCGACTTTCCAGCAAGTTCAGCAGGTTTTCACCTGTATTGCCTTTCAGACGAGTTGCTTCTTTATAGTAGTTACGGAATTGACGCTCTAGAACACCGTAAATACGACGAACTTTTTGTTTTTCACGTAACTGTACACCATAGTCAGACAGACGCGGTTTACGTGCGCCGTGCTGGCCTGGTGCTTGTTCTAACTTACACTTGGTGTCAATCGCGCGAACGCCAGACTTCAGGAAAAGGTCTGTACCCTCGCGACGGCTCAGCTTGAGCTTAGGACCCAAATATCTTGCCATTTTCTTTCTCCAACAATCCTAAAAACGAAGACGTATTAAACGCGACGTTTCTTCGGTGGGCGACAACCGTTATGAGGGATCGGAGTCACATCAGTAATATTAGTGATGCGGAAACCAGCCGCATTTAATGCGCGGATAGTTGACTCACGGCCCGGACCAGGTCCTTTAACCATAACTTCCAGGTTCTTAATTCCGTATTCTTTCACTGCTTCAGCGCAGCGCTCTGCTGCAACCTGAGCTGCAAACGGAGTAGATTTACGAGAACCACGAAAACCGGAACCACCGGCAGTTGCCCAACCCAGTGCGTTACCTTGACGATCAGTAATAGTAACGATGGTGTTGTTGAAAGAAGCATGGATATGAGCCACACCGTCAGAGACTTGTTTTCTTACACGCTTACGTGCACGAATAGGTGCTTTTGCCATTATTCAATACCCCGATTATTTCTTGATCGGCTTACGCGGACCCTTACGGGTACGTGCATTGGTCTTAGTACGCTGACCGCGAACTGGTAGACCACGACGATGACGCAAACCACGATAGCAACCAAGGTCCATCAGACGTTTGATACTCAGGGTTACTTCACGACGCAGATCGCCTTCTACAACGTATTTGGCAACTTCGTCACGCAGCTTGTCAATTTGCTCTTCAGACAGCTCACTGATCTTAACATTTTCAGCAATGCCCGCTGCTACACAAATTGCTTGTGAGCGGGTTTTACCGATACCGTAGATCGAAGTCAATGCGATTACAGTATGTTTTTGATCAGGAATGTTAATGCCTGCTATACGGGCCACTATGCACTCCTACAATATTTATTCACTGCAACATCATTCTGAAAAGCCCGTTTTCAGGATACTCAAATAATGTTGCTGTCAGATAAAAAAGATTGGCTGGCTAATTTAGCCAGCTCAACCCAACTTTGCAAGAAAAATATGCGATTAATTAGCCTTGGCGCTGTTTGTGCTTAGGCTCTGCACTGCAAATCACGCGAACGATACCGTTACGCTTAACAATTTTACAGTTGCGGCATAATTTCTTGACGGAAGCACGAACTTTCATTTTTACTCTCCGTAACTTCTCAAGCAAACCAATTAGCGGTTATATCCTTTCAGGTTTGCCTTCTTCAATGCAGACTCATATTGACTCGACATCATCAAAGTTTGCACTTGAGCCATAAAGTCCATGATGACGACAACTACAATCAGTAGGGAAGTACCACCAAAATAGAATGGAACTTTCATTGCATCACGCATGAACTCCGGGATTAAGCAGATAAAAGTAATATATAACGCACCAACTAAGGTTAGACGAGTCATTACTTTATCGATGTACTTAGCCGTTTGCTCTCCCGGACGAATTCCTGGTACGAATGCACCGGACTTCTTCAGGTTATCTGCTGTTTCTCTTGGATTGAAAACCAAAGCCGTATAGAAGAAACAGAAGAAGATGATTGCAGATGCGTATAATAACACATAGAGCGGTTGACCTGGTTGCAAATACATAGAAATAGTTGTCAACCAATTCCAGCCTGTTCCACCACCAAACCAAGAAGCTATGGTACCAGGGAACAAAATAATACTGGAAGCAAAAATTGCAGGGATAACCCCAGCCATATTCACTTTCAACGGTAAATGTGTACTTTGTGCCGCGAAAACTTTACGACCTTGCTGACGTTTTGCATAGTTAACGACAATACGGCGTTGACCACGCTCAATGAAAACAACGAAGAAAGTCACGGCAAACACTAATACTGCAACCAACAGCAACAGGAGGAAGTGCAGGTCGCCTTGCCGAGCTTGCTCGATGGTGTGACCAATCGCAGGTGGTAACCCCGCAACGATACCAGCAAAGATTATGATCGAAATACCGTTACCGATACCCCGTTCAGTAATCTGCTCACCCAGCCACATCAAGAACATCGTCCCCGTGACCAGACTTACAACAGCCGTGAAATAGAACGCAAGACCAGGATTAATGACTAGCCCTTGCATTCCAGGCATATTCGGCAACCCAGTAGCAATACCTATTGACTGGAATATTGCCAGCACTAATGTGCCATAGCGGGTATACTGACTAATCTTACGACGACCAGCTTCCCCTTCCTTCTTGATCTCTGCTAAACGAGGATTAACCACCGTTAGCAACTGGATAATAATAGATGCAGAAATATACGGCATTATCCCCAGTGCAAAGATAGAAGCACGGCTTAAAGCACCACCAGAGAACATGTTAAACATTTCAATGATGGTGCCTCTTTGCTGCTCGAGCAATTTGGCAAGCACAGCGGCATCAATACCAGGGATTGGAATAAAAGAGCCAATACGGAAAACAATTAGAGCTCCAATGACAAACAAAAGTCTGCGTTTTAACTCGCCTAATCCGCCTTTGGCACTTTGAAAATCTAATCCTGGTTGTTTAGCCATCTGTTACTTATTCCTCAATTTTACCGCCAGCAGCTTCAATTGCAGCACGGGCGCCTTTAGTAACACGCAAGCCACGCACAGTTACTGCGCGATTGACTTCGCCAGAAAGCATTACTTTAGCGAATTCAATTTGAGGGCCAATAATGTTAGCAGCTTTCAGTGCATTCAGATCAATAACATCGCCTTCAACACGGGCAAAGTCAGACAGACGAATTTCTGCGGTAACCATTGCTTTACGTGAAGTGAAGCCAAATTTTGGCAAACGACGATATAAAGGCATTTGGCCGCCTTCAAAACCACGACGAACGCCACCGCCAGAACGAGATTTCTGACCTTTGTGACCACGGCCGCCAGTTTTACCCAGGCCAGAACCAATACCACGACCTACACGTTTAGGTGCGTGCTTGGCACCTTCAGCCGGAGACAGAGTATTTAAGCGCATCTGTTACTCCTCAACCTTAACCATATAGGAAACCAAGTTGACCATACCGCGAACCGCTGGTGTATCTTCACGCTCAACAGTATGACCAATACGACGCAGACCTAAACCAGTCAAAGTTGCCTTATGTTTAGGCAAGCGACCAATTGAACTGCGAACTTGAGTAATTTTAATAGTCTTAGCCATGGTCATTACCCCAGAATTTCTTCGACGGATTTGCCACGCTTAGCTGCGACCATTTCCGGAGATTTCATGCTGTCTAAAGCATCCAAAGTTGCACGAACCACGTTAATCGGGTTAGTGGAACCGTAGGTTTTAGCCAGTACGTTACGAACTCCAGACACTTCCAGAACAGCACGCATCGCACCACCGGCGATAATACCTGTACCTTCGTGAGCAGGTTGCATGAACACACGAGAACCTGTGTGTGAACCTTTCACTGGGTGGTACAGAGTGCCGCTGTTTAGTGCGACGGTTTTCATATTGCGACGTGCTTTTTCCATCGCTTTCTGGATCGCTGCCGGAACTTCGCGTGCTTTGCCGTAGCCAAAACCAACGCGACCGTTACCATCACCAACTACAGTCAGTGCTGTAAAGCTGAAAATACGGCCACCTTTAACGGTTTTAGATACGCGATTTACCGCGATCAGCTTTTCCTGCAGTTCGCCAGCTTGTTTTTCGATGTGAGCCATCTTACACCTCTACCTTAGAACTGAAGGCCAGCTTCACGGGCAGCATCTGCCAGTGCCTGGACTCTACCATGATATTGGAAACCAGAACGGTCAAAGGATACATTTTTGATACCTTTTTCCAGAGCACGTTCAGCAACAATTTTACCAACTACTGCTGCGGCTTCTTTGTTTCCAGTAAATTTCAGTTGTTCACTGATAGCTTTTTCTGTTGTAGAAGCGGCCACCAGAGTTTCAGAACCATTTGGTGCGATAACCTGCGCATAAATATGGCGAGGGGTACGGTGTACCACCAGGCGAGTTGCACCCAGTTCCTGGAGCTTGCGGCGTGCGCGGGTCGCACGACGGATACGAGCTGCTTTCTTATCCATAGTGTTACCTTACTTCTTCTTAGCCTCTTTGGTACGCACGACTTCATC carries:
- the rplQ gene encoding 50S ribosomal protein L17; translation: MRHRKSGRQLNRNSSHRQAMFRNMAGSLVRHEIIKTTLPKAKELRRVVEPLITLAKTDSVANRRLAFARTRDNEIVAKLFNELGPRFASRAGGYTRILKCGFRAGDNAPMAYIELVDRAAESQTEAASAE
- a CDS encoding DNA-directed RNA polymerase subunit alpha — protein: MQGSVTEFLKPRLVDIEQVSSTHAKVTLEPLERGFGHTLGNALRRILLSSMPGCAVTEVEIDGVLHEYSTKEGVQEDILEILLNLKGLAVKVQGKDEVVLTLNKSGIGPVTAADIIHDGDVEIVKPQHVICHLTDESASIGMRIKVQRGRGYVPASARIHSEEDERPIGRLLVDACYSPVERIAYNVEAARVEQRTDLDKLVIEMETNGTIDPEEAIRRAATILAEQLEAFVDLRDVRQPEVKEEKPEFDPILLRPVDDLELTVRSANCLKAEAIHYIGDLVQRTEVELLKTPNLGKKSLTEIKDVLASRGLSLGMRLENWPPASIADE
- the rpsD gene encoding 30S ribosomal protein S4, producing MARYLGPKLKLSRREGTDLFLKSGVRAIDTKCKLEQAPGQHGARKPRLSDYGVQLREKQKVRRIYGVLERQFRNYYKEATRLKGNTGENLLNLLESRLDNVVYRMGFGATRAESRQMVSHKAIMVNGRVVNIASYQVSPNDVVSVREKAKKQARIKAALELAEQREKPTWLEVDAAKMEGVFKRIPERTDLSADINEHLIVELYSK
- the rpsK gene encoding 30S ribosomal protein S11, with protein sequence MAKAPIRARKRVRKQVSDGVAHIHASFNNTIVTITDRQGNALGWATAGGSGFRGSRKSTPFAAQVAAERCAEAVKEYGIKNLEVMVKGPGPGRESTIRALNAAGFRITNITDVTPIPHNGCRPPKKRRV
- the rpsM gene encoding 30S ribosomal protein S13, translating into MARIAGINIPDQKHTVIALTSIYGIGKTRSQAICVAAGIAENVKISELSEEQIDKLRDEVAKYVVEGDLRREVTLSIKRLMDLGCYRGLRHRRGLPVRGQRTKTNARTRKGPRKPIKK
- the rpmJ gene encoding 50S ribosomal protein L36, with translation MKVRASVKKLCRNCKIVKRNGIVRVICSAEPKHKQRQG
- the secY gene encoding preprotein translocase subunit SecY; this translates as MAKQPGLDFQSAKGGLGELKRRLLFVIGALIVFRIGSFIPIPGIDAAVLAKLLEQQRGTIIEMFNMFSGGALSRASIFALGIMPYISASIIIQLLTVVNPRLAEIKKEGEAGRRKISQYTRYGTLVLAIFQSIGIATGLPNMPGMQGLVINPGLAFYFTAVVSLVTGTMFLMWLGEQITERGIGNGISIIIFAGIVAGLPPAIGHTIEQARQGDLHFLLLLLVAVLVFAVTFFVVFIERGQRRIVVNYAKRQQGRKVFAAQSTHLPLKVNMAGVIPAIFASSIILFPGTIASWFGGGTGWNWLTTISMYLQPGQPLYVLLYASAIIFFCFFYTALVFNPRETADNLKKSGAFVPGIRPGEQTAKYIDKVMTRLTLVGALYITFICLIPEFMRDAMKVPFYFGGTSLLIVVVVIMDFMAQVQTLMMSSQYESALKKANLKGYNR
- the rplO gene encoding 50S ribosomal protein L15: MRLNTLSPAEGAKHAPKRVGRGIGSGLGKTGGRGHKGQKSRSGGGVRRGFEGGQMPLYRRLPKFGFTSRKAMVTAEIRLSDFARVEGDVIDLNALKAANIIGPQIEFAKVMLSGEVNRAVTVRGLRVTKGARAAIEAAGGKIEE
- the rpmD gene encoding 50S ribosomal protein L30, coding for MAKTIKITQVRSSIGRLPKHKATLTGLGLRRIGHTVEREDTPAVRGMVNLVSYMVKVEE
- the rpsE gene encoding 30S ribosomal protein S5; translated protein: MAHIEKQAGELQEKLIAVNRVSKTVKGGRIFSFTALTVVGDGNGRVGFGYGKAREVPAAIQKAMEKARRNMKTVALNSGTLYHPVKGSHTGSRVFMQPAHEGTGIIAGGAMRAVLEVSGVRNVLAKTYGSTNPINVVRATLDALDSMKSPEMVAAKRGKSVEEILG
- the rplR gene encoding 50S ribosomal protein L18, translating into MDKKAARIRRATRARRKLQELGATRLVVHRTPRHIYAQVIAPNGSETLVAASTTEKAISEQLKFTGNKEAAAVVGKIVAERALEKGIKNVSFDRSGFQYHGRVQALADAAREAGLQF